The Panthera leo isolate Ple1 chromosome D1, P.leo_Ple1_pat1.1, whole genome shotgun sequence region CTCACAAGGGTTtggtggaagaagggagagggtttACAAAAGGGGTCCATAGGTCCCACTTTCAATTCTACTCACCAACCACAGCTGCTGTACAGTCCAGACGGAGGGAACCCAGTGTGATCACCAGGTGCTCAATCTGGCCCACTACTTTCAGATGCCGGGGTAGAGAAAGTTTCTCTCCTTCATGCTTGTGAGATCTGACATGCTCCTTGAGTCTGCATCAGAGAGGGAACTATCAGAATCCCGTTGGCAGAGGTTTTTGATAAAATCTGGCAATTTCTACCTTCTGGCCCCCAGGTATAATTTTCCAGGCTTTCCTGGGtttaatttaccaaaaaaaaaaaagtgctagaaAGCCTATACTTCTTGTTTCAGAATTTTGTCCTACCTATGCCAGGGGatacaaaaactgaaagatttaGCTGCTGTTCTCAAAAAGCTATGTCACTATCTGCATTGGTGTAAATGAAAGTTGATACACTCAGAAAATCCGATTCTGCATCCTAAAATCCCCACTTATATGCAAGGCAACTTAGTTAACAGCTAACTGCCCTCAGGGCAGTTTATCCTCATCAGTCTTAGGATATAAGGTTAGTGGATGCTGGTACTTATTTGGTAATCACATTGATATTGATATCAGCAAGGAATATCATGGAGAAATTCATAATTAATTTAACTTGTCTCtgcaggggagaaaggaaaggaacagcACCCAGGTTTTACAGTTATATAAGCTGATTGGAACAGCTAGCACCCAAGCTATTATGGGTTGGTGGATAAAAACTTAATTATGGACTTTCTGTGCCAATACTTCTGCATTACTCCATTTCCTCTCTTTTGGTGTTATAGCtcatccaaaagaaaaataactgcaGTTTTACAGATGGTTATTAATTCTGCTGGAACCATGGCAGACTGGTGCCTAATTATGCATCAGGACATTATTAGCCTTTCTGGAACCATCATGTTGCACTGTATTTCACCTCTTCACCACATAAAAAAGCTCAGGATTCTTCCCACAGGAGCACTTGTGCCCTGGGCTCCTCCCACCAGCCTAAATATCAGTGTACAAATCCCACAGAACCAGCTTCAAAGAGTTACAGTGGTGGTGAGGGTGAGGACAGGGTAGAAACAAGAAGGAACAGATCAGGTGGCAGAGGTCACTAACTATACAAACCAAGCTTTGTTCCAGTCCCACCTAAGAATATGAACATCTTGAAAGTAGCCTAGAATGGACCATTTTATCTACACTAGTGATTGTTTCAATAAAGATATTTGAGCTGGGAATGATTTGCTGTACTGAGGgctagaaaagtagaaaatgacaTTGGATTGATTCTTCCAATTCTGGGCTAGACCTTAGGGCCCCCCTGCTACttaggaggaaagagaaggaagaaggaaagaaataaaagtaccCATTGActgaaaaggaggaaagataCAAAATGACTTTCTCTGACCAGAAGAGGAAGAACCCAATTCTAGCTGTTAAATAACCAAAGACATCAATATATGAAGTATCTGCTTCACATCCCCAGCTGGAGAAGCAGTAAGATTTGATTTTACATGTTCtttacagagaggaaaggcaCTAAGAAACAGCTAGCTAATCACACCTACGATGGTTCAGGCCCAGCAGCAATAGCCATCCTATTCTAAGTTCTATCTTCTTGGGACAGGCAGTATGGCTTCCAGAAGTACGCTGAGTAAGCTAAGATAAAGCGCATCCCTGCTTTTACTCATCTGGGATATACCAACAGGACAGCTTCTTCTAATCTGTTGTCCTGGCAGGGCACATATCAGAATCAGGCCATGGCAAACAATGAACCAAGGATCTCACACTCTCTCATTATAGACCCTCAAAGTCTTTGCTCAGAAATTAATAGGTGGGAGTTGATGGAAAACCTGAGGCTTTCCTGGCTCACTGATTTCTCCCACGTGCCTGGGAATCTACCATGCCCCCTCTACTAAGGACTAATTCCAGCTGACTAGTTGAACTCTGCACACTTCTCTTGGAGCCTTGGTAGAGACCCTCACCATCTCTAGCCTCAAAATAGATTCAGGAAAAGAGTGCATTAGCATCTGATTCCCACCCAGTACAAGTGGCTACTTACCCCAGTCTATCCACACAGGCTGAAGAGATGAGATTATATTGACAGCCTGTGTCAACCAAGGCTTTCACATCCTTTCCAGCACACTGTGGAGAGGAAACATACTGTTCAGCAGGAGCTAGAGAAGCAAAAGGGAAGGGAGCAAGCAGATGTCATATGAAAGACAGGGCTGGAGAGCATCTCACCATTATGGGCTGGTAATGTCTCATCTTTATCCATGGCAGAATCTCCTTTAGGAGCTTTTTTCCTGCTGAATCTAGAGCTGACAGAGGATCCCAAAGAATTTTGTGTGTTTATAGTTCTATACACCAAGTAGCTCTtaattttaagtgtgtgtgtggtgtgtgtgtgtgtgtgtgtgtgtgtgtgtgtgtgttacgcATTCTTGCAAATATGATGAAAGCTTTGGTCCTTTTTCCCATAAAGatatacatgcataaaaatgCAGCATATGCTTCCTGTAAAACTCACTTATGGTGAGTCCATGATAAGACCCATACTCTATAGTTTGGAGGAGAGGGCCCCACTATGGGGATCACAATGGGCCCAAATCCTATTCCAGAAAACCCTGGAAAAACTACTCTCAGAATATTACCTGGCAAGAAACCAAAATCATGTCATCATCATCAGACTTCTTTAGTCCCTCAGACTTAGCCTGATTCAGTTTGTTGGTCTTGGAGGCCCAAGGAACACGGCTGCTTCGAAGTTTAGACAGGTTGGTTTCCATGAGGCGCCTCTGCAGAATGTTATGAGGTTGCTTGAGGAATAGAAAGCAGAGGCATCTTAGTGACAGGTCATTTCCCCCCTTTCCCATTGTCCCCCAGGTCCCACAGAAGTAATGAAGGAACCTCACATAACTGCGCTCTACCTTTGcttcttatttattcttccttCAAGTAGACTCTTCATTGGTTTTATCAGAGCAGGTACTATGAATCAATTTCCAGTAGGCCACCCTGAATGAATTAAAGAGCAAGGTGGGACATTGGAAAATGTGGATAGGGCCAGTGAATATTCTATGGCTAAAGAGAACTGAGGAACCCTTGTGATTTGGAAGGCCTACTGCCTTCCCGTCCCTTACAAGGGCTAAAGTGACCTTAGTCTATGTGGAAGAAATGTATCCTCCCAGgtaatttacagatgaggcagcTCATTCTCACAGACCAGAGAAACCTACCCAGTACTGGTTGTCAGAAGCTCTGctcacttctatttcttttaaaaaaaattttttaatgtttatttatttttgagagacagagagccagtgggggaggggcagagagagggggagacacagaatttgaagcaggctccaggctccgagctgtcagcccagagcccaaaatggggctcaaacccacaaatgtgagatcatgagctgagctgaagtcagacgctcaactgactgagccacccagatgtccctgccCACTTTTATTTCAAGTCTCACTCCCTTACAGTCTCATCTTTTGGACCCAGTCTTCATATGCCTTCGTGACCTGACTGTCCTGTGGGCTAGGCAACTCATGGGGTGgttggggcaggaagagaggaatcCATACCTGCTGAGCAACCCTCTCAGGAGACACTTTGGAACCTGGCAGAACCCATATGACTAATCTTTACTGACATCCTCTGGATCTCAAGAAACATAAGGCAACTCTTGTCAGATGCTTGTtatccactctctctctctccaatggGCCAAAAAGTGGGAGTGTAAAAGGGGAAGAGACTGACCAAGAAACAGGAGACTTAATAAGACCTTATATCTATGCCAGGATACCTAATATCAGGAGGCAGAATGAGGAATGTGAATTCAAGTCTGCTCTTTGACAGAAATTGTTTGGAGAGTTCATAGGGCAGCCATATCCATGCTCTGCTCTTTCTACACAAAGTGGCCTGTAGAAAATATAGGTTACCTCTTGATAAGAACTCATTTGACCTGAGTAATTTCTATACACAAGAATCTTATCCTCAGTttacaataatatttaaaatctctCAGAGGAAAGAGTCTAACTCCAAGTTTCTATATAACACATACCAGGTGCCTCTCCAATTTTAGGGCGAAGAGGATCACTCTTAGAAGCCTAGAGCCTAGAATTTTCCCAAGAAAGGGGTTAAAACTGGATAAGGTCTTAATTATCTACCACCTTACAATTTCTGAGGAAGAATGGAGTCAGAGCCATGACTCACTGTAACCCTGGTGAGGTGAAGAAATGGATTCCCAAAATACACAGACTCTTGGCAAAACAGATTCTAAATTAGTATCcttgggaaaaggagagagagagagagagagagagagagagagagagaggcacttaaaaagaaaatgagagcttCTTAACTTGATAAGGAGCTAGAGGAAGTGCTAACTCTGTCAGATTTCCTGATGTGACACTGGAAAATGCTTTGCTcctcaaaagaaacagaaattcttcATTCTTATCTCTCTCACTAATAAGCCTGGATTCCTAGCTCAAGTCATATTAAAGCAGGGTGTTTGCTTCGATCAAGTCCATGCTCAGCAGAACCAACTCAGATAAACTACCTTTGTAGAACTGAACACTAGAAGGGATTCAAAGGCCATTTAACGAAAGCCCTGCTCACTGAAAGTTTGGGGCTTTCCTTCTACATCAGTCTTGCTGAACATGGCTTTACCTCACTACTCCTAATCTTGCAAAGGAGTCTAATCATTActggacagatgaggaaaattctgaaattattttccttgaagTCATTGCTCTTCTGAATTTTCCTCCTTCCATATAGAATCCTTCCTCCACAGGTTATAAAACATACTCAAAGTGCTCATATATTGGGGAGAAAACTCCACATAACCTCAGACCCTCAATTCAACATCCTCCTCTAATCACACCCTTGTCTTgaatagtctattttttttaagtttaattatttattttaagagagagagagagagagagagagagagagaatctcaagcagattctgcactgtcagcatggagcccaacacagggcttgatcccacgaaccatgagatcatgacttgagctgaaatgaagatgtggaagcttaactgactgagccacccaggcgccccactgaacAGTCCATTTTTAAAGAATCCCCAAATCACTATGTCTATTTCCTGATATCCTATATTTTCTTCACTGAGATTACTTCTGATCCCTCAACACCAATAATAATCTCCTAATTTCCAAATCTGGTAGATATTTTTCAGCCTTCGTTTTTCCTTGAGTTCTCTGGGGCATTTGACCCTGCTGACAAtttatgtgttcttttctttagTAACCAAAAAAGGTTCAAACACAATACATGCTCagtgaaaaaattcaaatatcactgaaatatataaaatcaaaaggGAGTGTCCCTCAACTCAACCATTCCTCAGTCCTACTCTCTACAAATAGCCACCATTAAATTTAGAAGTATATCCTTCCAAACATTTTAgtacatatacaaacacatacaaaaataagatCATACTATAACACTGTTCtaacattttctacttttgtttaatatttgaaagacatttttctaTGTCATACATATAATTCTCTTTGTTCAATTTCATAACTAAAAGTATTCATAATATAGTTTAGAAGTTGAAAATTCACAGCCAATAAACCCACATGAACCTCAGAAATAGTTTTCTGTGGTCATTTTATTATGCCTACAGGTTTTAAATGACATGCAACTGCATATTTACCTGTGCTCCCAACCAAAATTGCACTAAAATAATAGTCAAGGAATAAGAAAGGCCTAAACCtataagaacaaaaagaacaatatacaggaaacaacaataacaagaagagacaaaaagagacaagATTGTGGAATCtgagaagcaaacagaaaagtgGTAACTGACCTACACTAAAGAAAGCTTCACACCATTCCACTCCATACAATGCTAGAGTGGCAAAGACTGCCAGTTGTTCATCAAAATCCATGTTCTCTTGTGCAGTACAACTTCCTTGTAGTTAGGCATGGCCATATGACTGACTTCTAGCCAACGGAATGTGAGGAGAAGCGACATGTACCACTTTAGACCTGATCCATAAAAATATCCTGTGCCCAttcctccattctttttctcttctgactGGTTGGAATGGAAATGATCCTTAAGATAACCTTCTTAGAGGtcacattcaaaaaaaaatttttaatgtgtatttgagagagagagagagacagacagacagaacatgagcagtggaggggcagagagagagggagacacagaatctgaagcaggctccaggctctgagctgtcagcacagaggccgatgcagggctcaaacccatgagcaagatcatgacctgagctgagtcagacactcaactgactgagccacccaggcaacctttAGAGGTGACATGTTAAAGACAGAAGAGCCACTGTCAGTCTAGGTCCCTAAATGACTATATGGAAGAAGACTGTCTTGCTGACCTTTCTACTAGTACtgttacttaagaaaaaataaactattatgtTTGAGCTATTATATTTTTGGGGTCTAGCTGTAAAAGCAGTTTTCCTACTCAAACTAAAACTCTGAAAAGGCTGAGGAGTTAGAGGTATTAGAACCTCTACAGTTAGAGGGTTGGAAATAGATCAGTATAAAGGCTTCATAAAACTCCCACTTGACCCAGACAAATGGGAAGTATGCCaaacgtttattcttttttaaatagtaaatcaAAAAAACTCTGTCTGGTTAATAGTTTATCTAGGCTTAGAAATTATGTACTGTCAGATTTCTAGAACAGCTAAGGGTGAGGATGGAGTACCATACTAAGCCAGAGCTGAAGGATATGGATTTAAAGATTGAAAAAATCCACGTAGAGCCTCATCTAATAAGAGAAGAAAGGCCCACGACAAAATTTCACATCACTATGAATTTTTGGAATATTATGGGTGACACAGACTGCAAAAtcttccaaagagaaaaagatgatcCAAATACAAAGGATTTGGAACCAAAATGGCATAGGGACAACTAGAGAAGCtaaaagacaatggaataatactttttaaaaatttgacagtGCATAGTTTCCTAACCTAGCCAAACTATCAGTCAAAACTCAGGAAAGATATTTCCCATGAATCTTTAAGAAACTACTGAAGGACATGCTCCACCAAAGTGAGGGAAaccaatgaacaaagaaaaaaatcatatggtcCAAGAACAAAGGATCCAACAGAGAAGAGAGGCAAAGGATATTCTGAAAATGATGCTGAAGGAAAAGTCTAGGATATAGGATATATAACAGGCCTTGAGAGCAACCAGTCCAAAATGAAATTAGAGGATGGAGGGCTCCAGGAAGGATGTCTCCAAGAAAAAAGTGATGGACCTGGTATATCATCTACAGTTTTAAGGTACTTGGagatttaaattttacataaaaaataagttggcaactattaattttgagaaacGCAAATATTTGTATGAGAAAGGAAATACAGTACATTATTTGACCCAGCTGTGAATAATATGAACAGTTCCAGTTTCTTATTTACTAAGCAGTAAATGCTGATTGGACCCAAAACAGTTATTTAACAGAATATTAGTATATTAGGAGAGAGGACATAATAAAGAGGTGTAAGAGAATTAAACCCTTACCTATTATGGTAGAAAATCAATAGATGATGATAAAATCAATTAAGTCAAGAAATAATAATATCACCATTGACCTAGATATATAGAGATCCCTACACAAGGAATagtctaaatttttaaatgtatcttttataaaaacaaacattacatGAAACAGTATACCCCATATAGTAGGAAAATGTTCAGCCACAAGAAAAGCCAAATTACAATGTCTTAAATGgaagtgtattttttcttatataacaaGAAGTCTGGAGGTAGACAGATGTTGGCAATAATTCAGCAGTTTAACAATTTGGGGGCTACTGTCTCTGTACTCTTGGATATCCCCTCATGGTCATATAAATATTCCTCAAGGAGTGAGGAAGGATGAAGGGACAATGTGCCATCTATCCCTTTCATTAGGAAAGCAAAAGTTTTCCCAGAAGTTCCCTCAGTATTTTCCCTATATCTTCTTGATCAGAATTCACATGCCCAGTCTTAACTGCAAAGGGAGTTGGGAGAGAATTCAGCTTTTCTAATCTCTATAGAGGAGACATGCAGGTAGAAAAGGTCTGAGAATGGGTGATGATTTAGCTATCCAACAGTATCAGCCCAATCATGCAAAAAccaaagtgtgtgtgcatgtgtgtatgcacaggCACCAACAATGTAACTTAGGCAGGTAACCACCTTGGCACCTGTTCTCTTACATCTGCcctattttctgcattttaaaacagCATATCCTCTGCAGACATTTGAGTTTGTGGTTCAAATATACCTCAATTTAACTATTTaactactgatggacatttagattgtttctacaTGTCTGCCATTAGAAACAATGCTGCAACAAAACACAGCCACTCCATTTTTCCTGACACACTCCACTAGCTTCTAAAACcacctttctgtctctatgtggCATCTGTCTCTTTTACTGGTTCCCTtacttctgctcatttcttaaatCACTAATCTGTCTTTGGTCCTTTCTTCACTCTACATATTCTTTCAGGGCAACCTTATCTA contains the following coding sequences:
- the NRIP3 gene encoding nuclear receptor-interacting protein 3: MFYSGLLSEGGRKETDMREAASLRQQRRMKQAVQFIHKDSADLLPLDGLKKLGSSKDTQPHNILQRRLMETNLSKLRSSRVPWASKTNKLNQAKSEGLKKSDDDDMILVSCQCAGKDVKALVDTGCQYNLISSACVDRLGLKEHVRSHKHEGEKLSLPRHLKVVGQIEHLVITLGSLRLDCTAAVVEDNEKNLSLGLQTLRSLKCIINLDKHRLIMGKTDKEEIPFVETVSLNEDNTSEA